Proteins from a single region of Campylobacter concisus:
- the dsbI gene encoding protein-disulfide oxidoreductase DsbI: MSFFKKMAKFQDSRISWAILVFVSVVLVVIAHSLFQNYAYMPPCEQCVYIRFAFLCMALGGAIAIINPKKLLFALVGYVFAFWGAVQGIMYSVKLAKIHDAVHGDDPFGVQGCSTEPHYPFGLPLEKLAPDWFMPTGDCGYDSPMVPDGAVLSDLQKRIVDLYADGWYLVPSSKFMSMADCTLLGFSVCFVVLALMLVSKLLSFLK, encoded by the coding sequence ATGAGCTTTTTTAAAAAAATGGCTAAATTTCAAGACTCACGCATCTCTTGGGCGATCTTAGTCTTTGTGAGCGTCGTGCTTGTCGTTATCGCGCACTCGCTCTTTCAAAACTACGCTTATATGCCTCCTTGCGAGCAGTGCGTCTATATACGTTTTGCATTTTTATGTATGGCACTTGGCGGCGCGATCGCTATCATAAATCCAAAAAAATTGCTCTTTGCCCTAGTTGGCTACGTCTTTGCCTTTTGGGGAGCGGTGCAGGGCATAATGTATAGCGTAAAGCTAGCTAAAATTCACGATGCGGTGCATGGCGATGATCCTTTTGGCGTGCAGGGCTGCTCGACTGAGCCACACTATCCATTTGGTTTGCCGCTTGAAAAGTTGGCGCCTGACTGGTTTATGCCAACAGGCGACTGCGGATATGACAGTCCTATGGTGCCTGATGGTGCGGTGCTAAGCGATCTACAAAAGAGAATAGTTGATCTTTACGCTGATGGCTGGTATCTTGTGCCATCATCTAAATTTATGTCGATGGCTGATTGCACGCTGCTTGGGTTTAGTGTTTGTTTTGTAGTGCTTGCGCTTATGCTCGTTTCAAAGCTTTTATCCTTTTTAAAATGA
- a CDS encoding response regulator transcription factor: MQEVLEILKKTSVLVVEDDDMARELIISGLKPYCEQVIGACNGQDGVEKFKKQGFDIVMSDIHMPVLNGFEMMNEMKRTKPHQKFIVFTSYDSDENLIKSMEEGAMLFLKKPIDMKDLRAMLISLSFERDEKLVYLSDEVSINLKREKIYKNGIEIYLSFLQNKIFWLFAYNLNKLVTYEMIEEFVYESDVSKAAIQNVILRLKRELGVKFKNISESGYILITKSE, translated from the coding sequence ATGCAAGAAGTCTTAGAAATTTTAAAAAAGACGTCCGTCTTGGTAGTCGAAGATGACGATATGGCAAGAGAGCTTATTATTAGTGGGCTTAAACCTTATTGCGAGCAGGTAATTGGTGCTTGTAATGGACAAGATGGCGTGGAGAAATTTAAAAAGCAAGGCTTTGATATCGTGATGAGCGATATTCACATGCCAGTGCTTAATGGCTTTGAGATGATGAATGAGATGAAGCGCACAAAGCCGCACCAAAAATTTATCGTCTTTACCTCTTATGATAGCGATGAAAATTTGATAAAAAGCATGGAGGAAGGGGCGATGCTCTTTTTAAAAAAGCCTATTGATATGAAGGATCTTAGGGCAATGCTTATTAGTTTAAGTTTTGAACGAGATGAAAAGCTAGTTTATTTAAGCGATGAGGTGAGTATAAATTTAAAAAGAGAGAAAATTTATAAAAACGGCATTGAAATTTATCTTAGCTTTTTACAAAATAAGATTTTTTGGCTATTTGCTTATAACCTAAATAAGCTAGTTACTTATGAGATGATAGAAGAATTTGTCTATGAGAGCGATGTTAGCAAGGCGGCTATCCAAAATGTGATACTTCGTCTAAAGCGTGAGCTTGGTGTGAAATTTAAAAATATTAGTGAGAGTGGA
- a CDS encoding sensor histidine kinase, translating into MGINLKSQNIKIYAIILLASLFVILLGLNIYSNAKEKIIELSDKNNIAVSKNIVNNFQIWLDERINSLIRASKFIQNADIVDDDEKIAGFIKLFKQNAKEFDLMQLLRDDGEIFVDGEKILEEVMPKSERAGLIWYVETKNTNAPSVNFMQKHKILKGSTLNLCVPVTKQAKFKAALCGVVRIENIFNSIKNFSLAPNSYSFLVTHSGEILTSIPDLALKKEIEEKFKELFLKDEDITSLKIGQNLIQVADIPTINWFIGAGTNNEEEISALTKEALKNALSLLFAFVALTFLANILHNFMYNKIKKIQDEYETLLTHRAKMSEAGELISGINHQFIQPVNSLKLMLSSCIMLKKEGKLSDEELINLLEKGQSSVKLLSSTIEIFRNFYKSAENVSEFEVQTSVKNLITLMHTELSRANVSVKFSGFNEQKVRQIENIIQQILLILIHNAKDSLVESYKNEPLKRIIEIKFRSFEDKCYIGVYDNGNGVSEQMSEKIFTWLNTTKKQGNGIGLYFAKKLAQEKLNGDVRLVNNAKPTVFELSFDINLKD; encoded by the coding sequence ATGGGTATTAATTTAAAATCACAAAATATTAAAATCTACGCCATCATCTTGCTTGCTAGCCTTTTTGTAATACTTCTTGGGCTAAATATTTACAGCAACGCCAAAGAGAAAATCATAGAGCTATCTGATAAAAATAACATAGCAGTTAGCAAAAATATCGTAAACAACTTTCAAATTTGGCTTGATGAGCGTATAAATTCACTCATTCGTGCGTCAAAATTTATACAAAATGCAGACATCGTAGATGACGATGAAAAGATAGCTGGCTTTATAAAGCTCTTTAAGCAAAACGCGAAAGAATTTGATCTAATGCAGCTTTTAAGGGATGATGGAGAAATTTTTGTAGATGGAGAAAAAATTTTAGAAGAAGTTATGCCAAAGAGCGAAAGAGCAGGGCTTATCTGGTATGTTGAGACAAAAAATACAAATGCCCCAAGCGTAAATTTCATGCAAAAACATAAAATTTTAAAAGGCTCAACTCTAAATTTATGCGTTCCAGTCACAAAACAAGCGAAATTTAAAGCAGCGCTTTGTGGCGTCGTGCGTATAGAAAATATCTTTAACAGCATTAAAAATTTTAGCCTTGCGCCAAATTCTTACTCATTTTTGGTGACTCATAGCGGTGAAATTTTAACATCGATACCTGATCTTGCTTTAAAAAAAGAGATTGAGGAAAAATTTAAAGAGTTGTTTTTAAAAGATGAAGACATTACAAGCTTAAAAATAGGACAAAATTTAATCCAAGTAGCTGATATACCAACGATAAATTGGTTCATAGGAGCTGGCACAAATAACGAAGAAGAAATTTCAGCTTTAACAAAAGAAGCTTTAAAGAATGCTCTAAGCTTGCTCTTTGCCTTCGTTGCGCTCACATTTTTGGCAAATATCCTTCATAATTTTATGTATAACAAGATAAAAAAGATACAAGATGAGTATGAAACATTGCTAACTCATAGAGCCAAAATGAGTGAGGCTGGCGAGCTAATAAGTGGTATCAATCATCAATTCATTCAACCTGTAAATTCGCTAAAACTAATGCTAAGCTCTTGCATAATGTTAAAAAAGGAAGGTAAATTAAGCGACGAGGAGCTAATAAATTTACTTGAAAAAGGGCAAAGCTCGGTCAAACTTCTTTCAAGTACTATTGAAATTTTTAGAAATTTTTACAAAAGCGCTGAAAATGTGAGCGAATTTGAGGTGCAAACAAGCGTTAAAAACCTAATAACTCTCATGCATACAGAGCTAAGTCGTGCAAATGTTAGTGTAAAATTTAGTGGTTTTAATGAACAAAAAGTTCGTCAGATAGAAAACATAATCCAACAAATTTTACTAATCCTAATACACAACGCAAAAGACTCACTTGTCGAAAGCTACAAAAATGAGCCACTAAAACGTATCATCGAGATAAAATTTAGGAGCTTTGAAGATAAGTGCTACATCGGAGTTTATGACAATGGAAATGGCGTAAGCGAGCAAATGAGCGAGAAAATTTTTACATGGCTAAATACTACCAAAAAGCAAGGAAATGGAATAGGGCTTTATTTTGCTAAAAAGCTAGCGCAAGAAAAGCTAAATGGTGACGTAAGACTCGTAAATAACGCAAAGCCAACGGTGTTTGAGCTAAGTTTTGATATAAATTTAAAGGACTAA
- a CDS encoding beta strand repeat-containing protein: protein MAKEAGVVKSVNGGIARALNDLTGEVRQLSVGDIVYQGEKIVTEGSNSKVTITQTDGKDITLIGKDTLTLDQDSNNNETVADISALQQAILKGTDLNALEETAAGGPQAGGNGGDGVSLSSTSFAEGGHISNINANVGSIDALSLAAGGDNSFGVSGGSAVGAGAIEPTLPAGSIKIPLSAYLNENINDGFVFHMRSLVNDMSNAGSTLNGYSIVRWIDGRDYLVPNAGVNTFTFQDGWFKSNDGKLAIGQDNAKDLVLTSSANSANHTGDVAKIVNPSSDLSVFGGDNGSKITSDGANIDTKIYSSVKGDEINITSDVTGTGTYEIDPFTHEYIGGQSYISTGSSSDNLNIAPGVTLTNTIINMGAGSETVNLKGTATDKINFKGSILMAGADNDVINIENASFDVTDERVSVIDGGSGNDIINVNSGAELKKGTMIRSGSGNDTVNVNSGANIHGAGSEEALIHMGKSASPLDKGEQGDTSELNVKNGASVSNTIIKTEAKENTINFEKGATTTGVRIVAEDAGTKSTINIKSDLERSLEGKRSSISTGAGDDIVNVSDKAELTSVKMRLGEGLNKVTIDDATMNGGSIENGDGGNEITLTNNAVFSDAYISTGDGVDQVNVYDGALLNFAEVNTGGGNDIIRFEHLTTNPLQGYSYSAATQTEINMGDGDDTVVLTGMGNSGNYAGRVSDFQQVNIDMGDNGIKHVQINRGKVETTNIKTGSGNDLVQIQGDSLMEGRNNIETGAGEDDVEIRDSKLNGTATEKTVINTGADKDHVVINNSTLTHAEINTGTGVDTVDIEDGMIFDDSSINTGADNDEVNINSDITGTIQSNIQTGEGSDTVNIASGVTLTRTVIDMGAGEDTIEISGNSATDRITFKGSKLYTDDAGYTANDNDHVTISNTTFMKSDDGKLSGVETGGGNDEITIKAGTIFQDFSYITTGNGVDTITLESGAKFNQANVYADAGDDIINVNGAEFKGENAYNHNAGVHGGAGNDTIFVNSGKFDNAKVEGDAGNDTIHIKSGARFENASIYGDSIDGLTTGNDTIIVDKGATLINTTIDGGAGFDTLKVADNSIDFSHVKNIEKLDMTNGEKTTLTLTAGNVQDILRDSNENKLKIDGDSNDELTLGSSWTKGASSGGYTTYTSGTTTIEVQDQIHVL from the coding sequence ATGGCTAAAGAAGCCGGAGTAGTTAAAAGCGTAAACGGAGGAATAGCAAGAGCACTTAATGACTTAACAGGAGAGGTAAGACAATTAAGTGTAGGAGATATTGTATACCAAGGTGAAAAGATAGTTACAGAGGGTTCTAATTCTAAAGTAACAATAACTCAAACTGATGGTAAAGATATAACTTTAATAGGTAAAGATACTCTAACTCTAGATCAAGACTCTAATAATAACGAAACAGTAGCTGATATCTCAGCTTTACAACAAGCCATCTTAAAAGGAACAGATCTTAATGCTCTAGAAGAAACTGCTGCAGGTGGTCCACAAGCAGGTGGTAATGGTGGAGATGGTGTAAGCTTATCTTCTACTAGCTTTGCAGAAGGAGGCCACATTAGTAACATCAATGCTAATGTAGGAAGCATAGATGCTTTATCTCTAGCAGCAGGTGGAGATAATAGCTTTGGTGTAAGTGGAGGAAGTGCTGTTGGGGCTGGAGCAATAGAACCTACTTTACCAGCAGGAAGTATAAAAATTCCTTTGTCAGCGTATCTAAACGAAAATATAAACGACGGATTCGTTTTTCATATGCGAAGTCTAGTAAATGATATGTCTAATGCCGGATCTACTTTGAATGGATATAGTATAGTTAGATGGATAGACGGTAGGGATTATCTAGTCCCTAACGCTGGAGTAAATACATTTACCTTTCAAGACGGCTGGTTTAAAAGTAACGACGGCAAGCTAGCTATTGGTCAAGATAATGCTAAAGACTTGGTGCTAACAAGTAGTGCTAATTCGGCAAATCATACTGGAGATGTGGCCAAAATAGTAAACCCTTCAAGCGATCTTAGCGTATTTGGCGGAGATAATGGAAGCAAGATTACTTCAGATGGTGCTAATATAGATACTAAAATTTATAGCAGCGTAAAGGGCGACGAGATCAATATAACTTCTGACGTAACAGGTACCGGTACTTATGAAATAGATCCGTTTACTCATGAATACATAGGCGGTCAATCTTATATAAGTACCGGTTCAAGTTCGGACAACTTAAATATAGCTCCTGGCGTCACTTTAACTAATACTATAATAAATATGGGCGCTGGAAGCGAAACCGTAAATTTAAAAGGAACCGCTACGGATAAGATTAATTTTAAAGGATCTATCTTAATGGCCGGTGCCGATAACGATGTAATAAATATCGAGAACGCTTCGTTTGATGTAACCGATGAGAGAGTTAGTGTGATAGACGGTGGAAGCGGCAATGACATTATAAATGTAAATTCCGGAGCCGAGTTAAAAAAAGGTACCATGATCAGAAGTGGAAGCGGTAATGACACTGTAAACGTAAATTCTGGAGCAAATATTCACGGTGCCGGATCTGAAGAAGCTCTTATACATATGGGTAAGTCTGCTAGCCCTTTGGATAAAGGCGAGCAAGGAGATACTTCTGAGCTAAACGTGAAAAACGGAGCATCTGTATCTAATACCATAATAAAAACGGAAGCCAAAGAAAATACGATAAATTTTGAAAAAGGAGCTACTACTACTGGTGTTAGAATCGTAGCGGAAGATGCTGGTACAAAAAGTACGATCAATATTAAGAGTGATCTAGAAAGATCGCTGGAAGGTAAGAGATCTAGTATTAGCACCGGAGCCGGAGATGACATCGTAAATGTAAGTGATAAAGCTGAGCTAACCAGTGTCAAAATGAGATTAGGAGAAGGTCTAAATAAAGTAACTATAGACGATGCTACTATGAACGGCGGTAGTATAGAAAACGGTGATGGCGGTAACGAAATAACATTAACCAATAATGCGGTATTTAGTGATGCTTATATAAGCACTGGAGATGGCGTCGACCAAGTCAATGTATACGATGGGGCATTGTTAAATTTTGCGGAAGTAAATACCGGCGGAGGCAACGACATAATAAGATTTGAGCATTTAACCACAAACCCGCTTCAAGGTTACAGCTACTCTGCAGCAACGCAAACTGAGATAAATATGGGCGACGGCGACGATACCGTAGTACTAACCGGTATGGGTAATAGCGGCAACTATGCGGGCAGAGTATCTGACTTCCAACAAGTAAATATAGATATGGGAGATAACGGTATCAAGCACGTACAGATAAACAGGGGAAAAGTTGAAACTACTAATATAAAGACCGGTAGCGGAAACGATTTGGTACAAATACAAGGCGACTCTTTAATGGAGGGTAGAAACAATATAGAAACCGGTGCAGGAGAAGACGACGTAGAAATTAGGGATTCTAAACTTAATGGTACTGCTACCGAAAAAACAGTTATAAATACCGGTGCCGACAAAGATCACGTGGTGATTAACAATTCTACTTTAACGCATGCGGAGATTAACACAGGTACTGGAGTAGATACTGTGGATATCGAAGATGGAATGATATTTGACGATAGCTCTATAAATACAGGTGCAGATAATGACGAAGTAAATATCAATAGTGATATAACTGGAACTATTCAGTCAAATATTCAAACCGGCGAAGGTTCTGACACTGTAAATATTGCTAGCGGAGTAACGCTTACTCGTACAGTTATAGATATGGGTGCCGGAGAGGATACTATAGAAATTAGCGGAAATAGTGCTACTGATCGTATAACATTTAAGGGATCTAAGCTATATACGGATGATGCGGGTTATACTGCCAACGATAATGATCATGTAACGATCTCAAACACTACTTTTATGAAAAGTGACGACGGCAAATTGTCTGGTGTAGAAACCGGTGGCGGAAATGATGAAATCACCATAAAAGCTGGAACTATTTTCCAAGACTTCTCTTATATAACTACTGGAAATGGTGTAGATACCATAACTTTAGAAAGTGGAGCTAAATTTAATCAAGCTAATGTGTATGCAGATGCTGGCGACGATATAATAAATGTTAACGGAGCAGAATTTAAAGGCGAAAATGCATATAACCATAATGCCGGCGTACATGGTGGAGCAGGAAATGATACAATTTTCGTTAACTCTGGAAAATTTGATAATGCTAAAGTAGAGGGTGATGCTGGTAATGACACAATCCATATCAAATCTGGAGCTAGATTTGAAAATGCTTCTATATATGGTGATAGCATAGATGGTCTAACGACCGGTAACGATACTATCATAGTAGACAAAGGTGCAACGCTAATTAATACGACTATAGACGGCGGAGCCGGATTTGATACATTAAAAGTAGCTGACAATAGCATAGACTTTAGCCATGTTAAAAATATCGAAAAACTAGATATGACTAATGGAGAAAAGACAACCTTAACTCTTACAGCTGGCAATGTTCAAGATATATTACGTGATAGTAACGAGAATAAGCTAAAAATAGATGGTGATAGTAACGATGAGCTTACTCTTGGAAGTAGCTGGACTAAAGGTGCTAGTTCTGGTGGTTATACTACTTATACTAGTGGTACAACTACAATCGAAGTTCAAGACCAAATACACGTACTTTAA
- a CDS encoding aryl-sulfate sulfotransferase yields the protein MKKTLSCVALASMLCSSAFAIGGPSGAKLDYAITGQIGEVVVNPYDTAPLTAVIKNGGYTLSNAKVTIVPKQGGQVISYKVADKHLRTHGGIPVFGMYPDYQNTVEVEYDKSYKGKTEHIKESYKIYAPAIYLESAGTPNQKGALFDKIEVTKPASAKFANRLYYVNNFVNKTGKGTKVVWNNPAGGAIEWNYSPNNFILDTKGEVRWYLEPSKIYDLKQPFHAGVMMGFKQNDDGAMTWGYGQRYAKYDIMGREIFNRELPASYNDFSHSMDVAQNGHYFLRVANADYKRADGKNVRTVRDVIVELDRDGNVVDDFRLYEILDPYRDIVLKTLDQGAVCLNIDAKKAGHTASSDELQSMDTHDKWGDIVGAGPGRNWAHVNSVDYDPSDDSIIISSRHQDAVIKIGRDKQVKWIMGAHKGWSDKFKDKLLQPVDSKGNKIVCEDEYSKCPGYESDKGGFDWQWTQHTAFRIDSKSKKGEIYLSVFDNGDTRGMEQPAIAGMKYSRAVVYKIDEKKKTVEQIWEYGKERGKEWYSSVTSLTQYQDDLDSVMVYSAVAGMQFDIAKGRPVGLPSPHIDEFEWGAKEPGIEIKMTNAMGYQAFPFSLQKAFEK from the coding sequence ATGAAAAAGACTTTGAGTTGTGTTGCGCTAGCTTCTATGCTTTGCTCAAGCGCTTTTGCGATAGGCGGTCCAAGCGGGGCTAAACTAGACTATGCTATCACTGGGCAAATAGGCGAAGTAGTGGTAAATCCTTACGACACTGCTCCACTTACAGCAGTCATCAAAAATGGCGGCTACACATTAAGTAATGCAAAAGTAACGATTGTACCAAAACAAGGCGGTCAGGTGATAAGCTACAAAGTGGCTGATAAGCATCTTCGCACACATGGTGGCATACCTGTTTTTGGAATGTATCCTGACTATCAAAACACCGTTGAAGTCGAGTACGACAAGAGCTATAAAGGCAAGACTGAACACATAAAAGAGAGCTATAAAATTTACGCTCCAGCTATCTATCTAGAGAGTGCTGGCACGCCAAATCAAAAGGGCGCACTATTTGACAAGATCGAGGTTACTAAGCCTGCGAGCGCTAAATTTGCTAACCGCCTCTACTACGTAAATAACTTCGTAAATAAAACAGGCAAGGGCACAAAAGTCGTTTGGAACAACCCAGCTGGCGGTGCGATCGAGTGGAACTATAGCCCAAATAACTTCATCCTTGATACAAAAGGCGAGGTTAGATGGTACCTTGAGCCAAGCAAAATTTACGATCTAAAACAGCCATTTCACGCTGGCGTAATGATGGGCTTTAAGCAAAATGACGATGGCGCTATGACTTGGGGATATGGTCAAAGATACGCAAAATACGACATCATGGGTAGAGAAATTTTCAACCGCGAGCTACCAGCTAGCTACAACGACTTCTCTCACTCAATGGATGTAGCACAAAACGGACACTATTTCTTGCGCGTGGCAAATGCTGACTATAAAAGAGCTGATGGCAAAAACGTAAGAACAGTGCGTGACGTGATCGTTGAGCTTGATCGTGATGGTAATGTAGTTGATGACTTTAGACTATATGAAATCCTAGATCCTTACCGCGACATCGTGCTAAAAACGCTTGATCAAGGTGCGGTTTGCTTAAACATAGACGCTAAAAAAGCAGGCCACACAGCAAGCTCTGATGAGCTTCAGTCTATGGATACGCACGATAAATGGGGCGACATAGTTGGCGCTGGTCCGGGACGCAACTGGGCGCATGTAAATAGCGTGGATTACGACCCAAGCGATGATAGTATCATCATCTCAAGCCGCCACCAAGACGCAGTCATCAAGATCGGCCGTGATAAACAAGTAAAATGGATCATGGGTGCTCACAAGGGTTGGAGCGATAAATTTAAAGATAAACTCCTTCAGCCAGTTGATAGCAAAGGCAACAAAATAGTCTGCGAAGATGAATACTCAAAATGCCCAGGATACGAGAGCGACAAAGGTGGCTTTGACTGGCAATGGACGCAACATACTGCATTTAGGATAGATAGCAAGTCTAAAAAAGGCGAAATTTATCTAAGTGTCTTTGACAATGGCGACACAAGGGGCATGGAGCAACCAGCCATCGCTGGCATGAAATACTCTCGCGCAGTCGTTTATAAGATCGATGAAAAGAAAAAGACTGTTGAGCAAATTTGGGAGTACGGCAAAGAGCGTGGCAAAGAGTGGTACAGCTCAGTTACTAGCCTTACGCAGTATCAAGATGACCTTGATAGCGTGATGGTCTACTCAGCCGTTGCTGGCATGCAGTTTGACATCGCCAAAGGTCGCCCAGTAGGACTTCCTAGCCCACATATAGATGAGTTTGAGTGGGGCGCAAAAGAGCCTGGCATCGAGATAAAAATGACAAATGCGATGGGCTATCAGGCATTTCCATTTAGCTTGCAAAAAGCTTTTGAGAAATAA
- a CDS encoding thiol:disulfide interchange protein DsbA/DsbL, with protein sequence MSFLSKFSKAIFAVAVAGAISASAFSEGEDYVKLEKPLSVGQNTLVKIFSYACPFCYKYDKSVTPKVVEKIPGLKYEPFHLKTKGDYGEVASKVFAVLIVMDEAKGVGLFDENSLFKKAKFAYYKAYHDKKERWSDGKDAEGFLKTGLEAAGVSKADYEKELANPKVTELLKKWDESYDVAKIQGVPAFVVNGKYLIMTKSISSLDGMAALIEELLKK encoded by the coding sequence ATGAGTTTTCTATCTAAATTTAGCAAGGCTATCTTTGCTGTTGCGGTGGCTGGAGCGATTAGTGCTAGTGCATTTAGTGAGGGTGAGGACTACGTCAAGCTTGAAAAGCCACTAAGTGTGGGACAAAATACGCTAGTTAAAATTTTTAGCTACGCTTGCCCATTTTGCTACAAGTACGACAAGAGCGTCACTCCAAAGGTAGTTGAGAAAATCCCTGGACTAAAATACGAGCCATTTCACCTAAAGACAAAGGGCGATTATGGCGAGGTTGCGAGTAAGGTTTTTGCCGTGCTTATCGTTATGGATGAGGCAAAAGGTGTCGGCTTATTTGATGAAAATTCGCTATTTAAAAAGGCTAAATTTGCCTACTACAAGGCTTATCACGACAAAAAAGAGCGCTGGAGTGATGGCAAAGACGCTGAGGGTTTTTTAAAGACTGGTCTTGAGGCAGCTGGCGTTAGCAAGGCTGATTATGAAAAAGAGCTAGCTAATCCAAAAGTGACTGAGCTGCTTAAAAAGTGGGATGAGAGCTATGACGTGGCTAAAATTCAAGGCGTGCCAGCATTTGTCGTAAATGGCAAATATCTCATCATGACAAAATCGATCAGCTCGCTTGATGGCATGGCAGCACTCATTGAAGAGCTTCTTAAAAAATAA
- a CDS encoding carboxymuconolactone decarboxylase family protein codes for MTLTYNAKKIYENWFDSKSELEESNASFLEDYLNFLGDISEVINIDEKTRLSVIIASLCVSKGAKSSFKSFVRAALNVGISAKEIREILYQAVPYAGLGKVEDYIFLADEIFNERYIELENMPKKSREGRGERGLDIQRKLFPAVDKFIASMPNDQKHIMEFLSQNCFGDFYARDGLSLELRELLTFVYITTLGFAKPQLLGHIAANFGIGNDRAKLISVVTTLIPFIGYPSALNALSAINEISSSKN; via the coding sequence ATGACACTAACTTACAATGCAAAGAAAATTTATGAAAATTGGTTTGATTCAAAAAGTGAGCTTGAAGAGAGCAACGCTAGCTTTTTAGAGGATTATTTAAATTTTTTAGGCGATATTAGTGAAGTGATAAATATTGATGAAAAAACAAGACTTTCGGTTATCATCGCCTCTCTTTGCGTGAGCAAAGGTGCAAAAAGCTCATTTAAAAGCTTCGTTAGGGCTGCTTTAAATGTAGGCATATCAGCAAAAGAGATAAGAGAAATTTTATATCAAGCAGTGCCTTATGCTGGGCTTGGCAAAGTAGAAGATTATATATTTTTAGCTGATGAAATTTTTAATGAGCGCTACATAGAGCTTGAAAATATGCCTAAAAAATCAAGAGAAGGCAGAGGTGAACGAGGCCTTGATATACAAAGAAAACTTTTCCCAGCGGTTGATAAATTTATCGCATCAATGCCAAATGATCAAAAACATATAATGGAGTTTTTATCGCAAAACTGCTTTGGTGATTTTTATGCAAGAGATGGGCTTAGCTTAGAGCTTAGAGAGCTTTTGACATTTGTCTACATCACGACTCTTGGCTTTGCAAAACCACAGCTTTTAGGGCACATTGCTGCAAATTTTGGCATCGGCAACGATAGAGCTAAACTAATAAGCGTTGTTACGACACTTATACCATTTATAGGCTATCCGAGTGCTTTAAACGCATTATCAGCAATAAATGAGATAAGCTCTAGCAAAAATTAA